A genomic stretch from Anas platyrhynchos isolate ZD024472 breed Pekin duck chromosome 25, IASCAAS_PekinDuck_T2T, whole genome shotgun sequence includes:
- the LOC106020456 gene encoding uncharacterized protein isoform X1, with the protein MQETFPIFILIASELLDLSGASRDEPHISGAPGLGSAGGAQLRAESSPVPSEEQPVTGADSEEVTFHFQTAAVDPTSEMTADFIAVHTERAPRATATLPKEVVRNLEGSDRLPALKLQDGDAFPNNLLSNVSVPSSAQGPQATTHPEQSERSVPGRAQTVPEAALSPTSSAGLPQPTPTVGVHQDSRGVAAISPIPILKQREVPSPKISLLTSTVNFHPPRKETAAYPFPTSVRMALVNAGVGQLPALAPPTTKRPKDASPQVQPDSRAAVTPAYVKSVDAQLTTSVIAQKPASVGLDAAYFRVMKTTAVQFPPLLSLNQEPAGSEDRNSVTAVIKGSRHSTVLPALQQLLQGTGHSSSLPMHPEALGHDDLIPPPFQGAVNVAGRPQPLLLSRTLNCTKHHASHDTNRSTQESTVLVLQRDADHQMMTSKPEKSTSSESPRASSNSPSLGQSQIAMVNLSQTTRELKGATFPPLPSASTLEKAALPPLSTPAAVHAAIPPRATSVPPYAGLQPMGVPTSAARGLHVLTSTAGSGSQVQGVSAHPGPQEAFAAMPQMSTVEDSKGQKSLPHRIDKAGSPLTPQASVVSSPSGLHEENQKASRDSSAPSASTIQHAGSLEAFVASLHPPHAQESQSSTTTARPEPAVPVVSQIPAHLAQALLQQFGASHDAATKNLSIFRTDHPKMFPSSLYLSFLLKNTDGMICLLPMQESPLPASFPNISVGTLVSVQQILAASNSSLVDLANLQNGSPSSLILVKPVFILFPTDRADLQMVPSPQGEDDHRSALLFTNKQGLTMVTNGHSRDIPEKTSSSYPTSESLRPQTALSTAPDQRAEKAKATSQPVLTTASYVANPSSFQATAPAADHFLDLQLRMSIAAQAAHPQEMPEGLQAAPAPSLGAEEPSPGGTATKPPAPPRQPVLVPAQHSPTAPTGFLKAEKPLSSSLTPLLSAVGLTALPMPAQPPFTVAGSGDQGQRGVGLALQSTTRGQGSVSPSSSAPVQCTECLSSAGTVKYPLKMSPSIVPLPSMSQSQPSTESLQRLPSQVAFVPSTVSAFSAFLAGNDGRSSAADSTASSGVTLHAKAASVPPTSIKPDLTTHLEFITIMPKPMVRMETPTAVPARTMQSAKVKTAASGKLLVTSTPPEMYSTSPVSLPSPVSVRVPLPSAAKRDQSSQAPSALSSPASLGENGKPTEGTSPRKRGFLGTSTSLPAVFSTKAEQPPAAALGSQTGVAPAQPSAAAEPVIALESEPKLTQTTSPSPLAVTSLSAAKNDYITTSVTPKKVFFLPTSALQSDPKVVFPTMAVMNSSAKVPASGTKSEDVFLEGDTATASQELSQAATSSAPQAREEKVPREARMEQDAAGQPTGPSTAKSLSVPASKVTSEPAASNKAADDDAETLLTRDLRPLPPTTESPLRPAGAMAARTAVSDPQLGATGTEAEEDAEEEAGPHWVTHRAPTGSEPALTPLGSELSDSRQRRVLQQDGAVLSGIAVVSDEACGSGNYTVQMSLRPVAEASPELQGSALPQDTFLASLAMRSSSSQPVLRVRSCCVTPSSSPGGPGAVCCLLPRLLPECRHIQLLQSSEPRAASFTIQLFQMLNHSVAYLHCELSVCLHGKPGCEQGCIDSVEPLPQPGDRNSPGQLRNLISFGPVLRLKDRFLYKPVQGPDSAVLVPILLGSLTGFAVLGSAFISLWLHHRQKTKSSGCPRFGEIRGL; encoded by the exons ATGCAGGAAACGTTTCCCATCTTTATCCTGATTGCATCTGAACTATTGGATTTATCTG GTGCCTCCAGAGACGAGCCCCACATCAGTGGAGCACCAggcctgggctctgctgggggaGCCCAGCTGAGAGCCGAGAGCAGCCCGGTGCCCAGCGAGGAGCAACCCGTTACAGGAGCTGACTCGGAGGAGGTGACCTTCCACTTCCAGACTGCAGCAGTTGATCCTACCAGTGAAATGACAGCTGACTTCATTGCTGTCCACACAGAGAGAGCTCCAAGAGCAACAGCCACGCTGCCTAAGGAGGTGGTTAGGAACTTGGAGGGGTCTGATCGACTGCCTGCTTTAAAACTCCAGGATGGAGATGCATTTCCTAACAATCTCCTGAGTAATGTAAGTGTCCCCTCCTCTGCACAAGGACCACAGGCCACCACCCATCCAGAGCAGTCAGAGAGGTCAGTGCCAGGCAGAGCTCAAACTGTCCCCGAGGCTGCCCTCAGCCCGaccagcagtgctgggctgccccagcccacTCCCACTGTGGGGGTGCACCAAGACTCTCGGGGGGTTGCAGCCATCTCTCCCATTCCTATTCTCAAGCAGAGGGAGGTGCCAAGTCCTAAAATTTCTCTTCTGACTTCAACGGTAAATTTCCATCCTCCAAGAAAAGAGACAGCAGCATATCCGTTTCCCACCAGTGTTAGGATGGCTCTTGTAAATGCAGGGGTGGGCCAGTTACCAGCACTAGCACCCCCCACTACAAAAAGGCCAAAGGATGCAAGTCCCCAAGTCCAGCctgacagcagagctgctgtgacACCTGCATACGTCAAGAGTGTAGATGCTCAACTTACTACTTCTGTAATCGCACAAAAGCCAGCTTCGGTCGGCCTTGATGCAGCCTATTTCAGAGTCATGAAAACAACTGCTGTTCAGTTTCCCCCTCTTTTATCTCTTAACCAAGAACCAGCAGGCAGTGAAGACAGAAACTCAGTAACAGCTGTGATAAAGGGCTCTAGACACTCAACTGTGTTGCCTGCtcttcagcagctcctgcaaggCACTGGGCACTCTTCTTCATTACCAATGCATCCTGAAGCTCTAGGTCATGATGATTTGATTCCACCTCCATTTCAAGGGGCTGTCAATGTAGCTGGTAGACCACAGCCTCTCCTGTTGTCCCGGACTCTCAACTGTACTAAGCACCATGCTTCACATGACACTAACAGGAGCACTCAGGAAAGCACAGTCCTAGTTTTACAAAGAGATGCTGATCACCAGATGATGACAAGTAAGCCTGAAAAATCCACATCCTCTGAGAGCCCCCGGGCTTCTTCTAATTCACCTTCACTAGGGCAGTCACAAATCGCCATGGTAAACCTCTCCCAAACTACCAGAGAGCTAAAAGGAGCCACGTTTCCACCCCTTCCAAGTGCATCTACCTTGGAGAAGGCAGCCCTTCCACCTTTAAGCACTCCTGCTGCTGTTCACGCAGCAATTCCGCCACGAGCTACATCTGTTCCTCCTTATGCTGGATTGCAGCCGATGGGTGTCCCCACCTCTGCTGCGAGAGGACTCCACGTACTGACTTCAACTGCTGGTTCTGGGTCTCAGGTTCAAGGTGTTTCAGCCCATCCTGGACCTCAGGAAGCATTTGCTGCGATGCCACAGATGAGCACAGTGGAAGATTCCAAGGGACAGAAAAGTCTTCCACATCGGATAGATAAGGCTGGTTCTCCACTGACTCCACAAGCCAGCGTGGTCTCCAGCCCCTCTGGACTGCATGAGGAGAACCAGAAAGCTTCTCGTGACAGCTCTGCCCCTTCAGCCTCCACGATCCAGCATGCTGGCAGCCTGGAAGCTTTTGTTGCCAGCTTGCACCCACCCCACGCACAGGAAAGCCAGTCCAGCACAACAACAGCACGTCCTGAGCCGGCAGTGCCCGTTGTTTCTCAGATCCCAGCACATCTGGCccaagcactgctgcagcagtttGGTGCATCGCATGATGCAGCTACCaaaaacctcagcattttcaGAACTGATCACCCCAAAATGTTCCCATCATCTCTGTATTTGTCCTTTCTGCTTAAGAATACTGATGGCATGATATGCCTGCTTCCCATGCAAGAGTCCCCTTTGCCTGCAAGTTTCCCTAATATCAGTGTTGGGACTCTGGTTTCTGTTCAGCAAATCCTGGCAGCATCAAATTCTTCATTAGTAGATCTTGCAAACTTGCAAAATGGAAGTCCTTCTAGCTTAATTCTGGTTAAGCctgtttttatcctttttccCACGGACAGAGCAGACTTACAGATGGTGCCCTCTCCTCAGGGTGAAGATGACCACAGAAGTGCCCTCTTATTCACAAACAAGCAAGGTCTGACCATGGTTACCAATGGACACAGCCGTGATATCCCAGAGAAAACCAGCTCCTCGTATCCCACTAGTGAGTCTCTGAGACCTCAGACTGCTCTCTCCACTGCTCCTGACCAGCgagcagagaaagcaaaagcaacttCTCAGCCAGTGCTGACTACTGCGAGTTACGTGGCCAACCCTAGTTCCTTTCaagccactgccccagcagcagaTCACTTTCTGGACCTGCAGCTGAGGATGAGCAtagcagcacaggctgctcacCCGCAGGAGATGCctgaggggctgcaggcagcgccTGCCCCTTCCCTGGGGGCTGAGGAGCCTTCCCCTGGTGGTACGGCAACCAAGCCTCCTGCCCCCCCAAGGCAACCAGTACTGGTGCCTGCACAGCATAGCCCTACAGCCCCCACAGggtttttaaaagctgaaaagcctctttcttcttctctaaCCCCTTTGCTGTCAGCAGTGGGGCTCACTGCTCTTCCGATGCCAGCTCAGCCTCCATTTACTGTCGCAGGGTCTGGGGATCAGGGGCAGCGCGGTGTGGGACTGGCGCTACAGAGCACCACCCGTGGCCAGGGCTCAGTGAGCCCATCTTCCTCTGCCCCAGTGCAGTGCACAGAGTGTTTGAGCTCAGCTGGAACTGTAAAATATCCATTAAAGATGTCCCCAAGCATTGTGCCTTTGCCGTCCATGTCACAAAGTCAGCCAAGCACCGAGTCACTCCAAAGGCTGCCGTCACAAGTTGCATTTGTACCCAGCACCGTGTCGGCTTTCTCAGCATTTCTAGCTGGAAATGATGGCAGAAGCTCAGCAGCGGACAGCACTGCTTCTTCTGGAGTCACTTTGCATGCTAAAGCAGCATCAGTCCCCCCCACCTCTATAAAACCTGATCTCACCACGCACTTGGAATTTATTACCATCATGCCCAAGCCCATGGTCAGGATGGAGACCCCAACAGCAGTACCAGCACGCACCATGCAGTCAGCGAAGGTCAAAACAGCAGCTTCTGGGAAACTGCTGGTGACCAGCACCCCCCCAGAGATGTACAGCACGTCCCCCGTGAGCCTGCCCTCACCGGTGTCTGTGCGAGTTCCCCTGCCATCCGCTGCGAAACGTGACCAAAGCAGTCAAGCACCTTCTGCATTGTCCTCACCAGCCAGTCTGGGAGAAAATGGGAAACCAACCGAAGGCACAAGCCCAAGAAAACGGGGATTCTTGGGAACCAGCACGTCCCTGCCGGCCGTGTTTAGCAcaaaggcagagcagccccctgcagcagctcttggCAGCCAGACTGGTGTAGCTCCAGCACAGCCGTCTGCGGCTGCAGAGCCTGTGATTGCTCTCGAGAGTGAGCCTAAATTAACACAGACCACCTCGCCATCTCCATTAGCGGTGACTTCTCTCTCTGCAGCTAAGAATGATTATATCACCACTTCAGTTACCccaaaaaaagtgtttttcctgCCAACATCAGCTCTCCAATCTGACCCAAAGGTGGTGTTTCCTACAATGGCTGTAATGAACAGCTCAGCTAAGGTCCCTGCATCAGGGACAAAGAGTGAGGATGTGTTTCTGGAAGGGGACACGGCCACTGCCAGCCAGGAGCTCAGCCAAGCAGCCACGTCCTCAGCACCTCAGGCCCGGGAGGAGAAGGTGCCCAGGGAAGCCCGCATGGAGCAGGACGCTGCTGGGCAGCCCACGGGGCCATCTACAGCAAAATCACTTTCTGTACCTGCGAGTAAGGTTACCAGTGAGCCAGCTGCCTCCAATAAAGCAGCTGATGATGATGCTGAGACGCTCCTAACCAGAGACCTGAGACCACTGCCTCCTACCACAGAGAGCCCCTTGCGTCCTGCGGGGGCCATGGCAGCACGCACAGCGGTGAGCGATCCCCAGCTGGGTGCCACGGGCACGGAGGCCGAGGAGGATGCCGAGGAGGAGGCCGGACCACACTGGGTGACCCAcagagcccccacaggctcagaaCCTGCCCTTACACCCCTGGGTTCGGAGCTGAGTGACTCCCGGCAGAGGAGGGTTCTGCAGCAGGACGGTGCCGTTCTCAGCGG GATCGCAGTTGTCAGCGATGAGGCCTGCGGCTCTGGCAACTACACGGTGCAGATGAGCCTGCGCCCTGTGGCAGAAGCGAGCCcggagctgcagggctcagcGCTTCCCCAGGACACCTTCCTGGCCTCCCTGGCCAtgcggagcagcagcagccagcccgtGCTGCGGGTCCGCTCCTGCTGCGTGAcaccctccagcagcccggggggccccggcgccgtgtgctgcctcctccccag GCTGCTACCTGAATGCAGACAcatccagctgctgcagagcagtgagcCCAGAGCTGCCAGCTTCACCATCCAGCTGTTCCAGATGCTGAATCACTCGGTGGCTTATTTGCACTGCGAGCTCAGTGTGTGTCTGCACGGCAAACCGGGCTGTGAACAG GGCTGCATTGACAGTGTGGAGCCGCTTCCCCAGCCAGGTGACAGGAACAGCCCTGGGCAGCTGCGCAACCTGATCTCGTTTGGTCCAGTTCTGCGACTCAAGGACAGGTTTCTCTATAAGCCTGTGCAAG GTCCCGATTCTGCCGTGCTGGTGCCCATTCTGCTGGGGTCCCTGACTGGCTTTGCTGTCCTGGGCAGTGCTTTCATCAGCCTTTGGCTGCATCACAGACAGAAAACCAAAAGCTCAGGTTGTCCACGGTTTGGAGAAATCCGTGGCCTGTGA
- the LOC106020456 gene encoding uncharacterized protein isoform X2 — translation MTADFIAVHTERAPRATATLPKEVVRNLEGSDRLPALKLQDGDAFPNNLLSNVSVPSSAQGPQATTHPEQSERSVPGRAQTVPEAALSPTSSAGLPQPTPTVGVHQDSRGVAAISPIPILKQREVPSPKISLLTSTVNFHPPRKETAAYPFPTSVRMALVNAGVGQLPALAPPTTKRPKDASPQVQPDSRAAVTPAYVKSVDAQLTTSVIAQKPASVGLDAAYFRVMKTTAVQFPPLLSLNQEPAGSEDRNSVTAVIKGSRHSTVLPALQQLLQGTGHSSSLPMHPEALGHDDLIPPPFQGAVNVAGRPQPLLLSRTLNCTKHHASHDTNRSTQESTVLVLQRDADHQMMTSKPEKSTSSESPRASSNSPSLGQSQIAMVNLSQTTRELKGATFPPLPSASTLEKAALPPLSTPAAVHAAIPPRATSVPPYAGLQPMGVPTSAARGLHVLTSTAGSGSQVQGVSAHPGPQEAFAAMPQMSTVEDSKGQKSLPHRIDKAGSPLTPQASVVSSPSGLHEENQKASRDSSAPSASTIQHAGSLEAFVASLHPPHAQESQSSTTTARPEPAVPVVSQIPAHLAQALLQQFGASHDAATKNLSIFRTDHPKMFPSSLYLSFLLKNTDGMICLLPMQESPLPASFPNISVGTLVSVQQILAASNSSLVDLANLQNGSPSSLILVKPVFILFPTDRADLQMVPSPQGEDDHRSALLFTNKQGLTMVTNGHSRDIPEKTSSSYPTSESLRPQTALSTAPDQRAEKAKATSQPVLTTASYVANPSSFQATAPAADHFLDLQLRMSIAAQAAHPQEMPEGLQAAPAPSLGAEEPSPGGTATKPPAPPRQPVLVPAQHSPTAPTGFLKAEKPLSSSLTPLLSAVGLTALPMPAQPPFTVAGSGDQGQRGVGLALQSTTRGQGSVSPSSSAPVQCTECLSSAGTVKYPLKMSPSIVPLPSMSQSQPSTESLQRLPSQVAFVPSTVSAFSAFLAGNDGRSSAADSTASSGVTLHAKAASVPPTSIKPDLTTHLEFITIMPKPMVRMETPTAVPARTMQSAKVKTAASGKLLVTSTPPEMYSTSPVSLPSPVSVRVPLPSAAKRDQSSQAPSALSSPASLGENGKPTEGTSPRKRGFLGTSTSLPAVFSTKAEQPPAAALGSQTGVAPAQPSAAAEPVIALESEPKLTQTTSPSPLAVTSLSAAKNDYITTSVTPKKVFFLPTSALQSDPKVVFPTMAVMNSSAKVPASGTKSEDVFLEGDTATASQELSQAATSSAPQAREEKVPREARMEQDAAGQPTGPSTAKSLSVPASKVTSEPAASNKAADDDAETLLTRDLRPLPPTTESPLRPAGAMAARTAVSDPQLGATGTEAEEDAEEEAGPHWVTHRAPTGSEPALTPLGSELSDSRQRRVLQQDGAVLSGIAVVSDEACGSGNYTVQMSLRPVAEASPELQGSALPQDTFLASLAMRSSSSQPVLRVRSCCVTPSSSPGGPGAVCCLLPRLLPECRHIQLLQSSEPRAASFTIQLFQMLNHSVAYLHCELSVCLHGKPGCEQGCIDSVEPLPQPGDRNSPGQLRNLISFGPVLRLKDRFLYKPVQGPDSAVLVPILLGSLTGFAVLGSAFISLWLHHRQKTKSSGCPRFGEIRGL, via the exons ATGACAGCTGACTTCATTGCTGTCCACACAGAGAGAGCTCCAAGAGCAACAGCCACGCTGCCTAAGGAGGTGGTTAGGAACTTGGAGGGGTCTGATCGACTGCCTGCTTTAAAACTCCAGGATGGAGATGCATTTCCTAACAATCTCCTGAGTAATGTAAGTGTCCCCTCCTCTGCACAAGGACCACAGGCCACCACCCATCCAGAGCAGTCAGAGAGGTCAGTGCCAGGCAGAGCTCAAACTGTCCCCGAGGCTGCCCTCAGCCCGaccagcagtgctgggctgccccagcccacTCCCACTGTGGGGGTGCACCAAGACTCTCGGGGGGTTGCAGCCATCTCTCCCATTCCTATTCTCAAGCAGAGGGAGGTGCCAAGTCCTAAAATTTCTCTTCTGACTTCAACGGTAAATTTCCATCCTCCAAGAAAAGAGACAGCAGCATATCCGTTTCCCACCAGTGTTAGGATGGCTCTTGTAAATGCAGGGGTGGGCCAGTTACCAGCACTAGCACCCCCCACTACAAAAAGGCCAAAGGATGCAAGTCCCCAAGTCCAGCctgacagcagagctgctgtgacACCTGCATACGTCAAGAGTGTAGATGCTCAACTTACTACTTCTGTAATCGCACAAAAGCCAGCTTCGGTCGGCCTTGATGCAGCCTATTTCAGAGTCATGAAAACAACTGCTGTTCAGTTTCCCCCTCTTTTATCTCTTAACCAAGAACCAGCAGGCAGTGAAGACAGAAACTCAGTAACAGCTGTGATAAAGGGCTCTAGACACTCAACTGTGTTGCCTGCtcttcagcagctcctgcaaggCACTGGGCACTCTTCTTCATTACCAATGCATCCTGAAGCTCTAGGTCATGATGATTTGATTCCACCTCCATTTCAAGGGGCTGTCAATGTAGCTGGTAGACCACAGCCTCTCCTGTTGTCCCGGACTCTCAACTGTACTAAGCACCATGCTTCACATGACACTAACAGGAGCACTCAGGAAAGCACAGTCCTAGTTTTACAAAGAGATGCTGATCACCAGATGATGACAAGTAAGCCTGAAAAATCCACATCCTCTGAGAGCCCCCGGGCTTCTTCTAATTCACCTTCACTAGGGCAGTCACAAATCGCCATGGTAAACCTCTCCCAAACTACCAGAGAGCTAAAAGGAGCCACGTTTCCACCCCTTCCAAGTGCATCTACCTTGGAGAAGGCAGCCCTTCCACCTTTAAGCACTCCTGCTGCTGTTCACGCAGCAATTCCGCCACGAGCTACATCTGTTCCTCCTTATGCTGGATTGCAGCCGATGGGTGTCCCCACCTCTGCTGCGAGAGGACTCCACGTACTGACTTCAACTGCTGGTTCTGGGTCTCAGGTTCAAGGTGTTTCAGCCCATCCTGGACCTCAGGAAGCATTTGCTGCGATGCCACAGATGAGCACAGTGGAAGATTCCAAGGGACAGAAAAGTCTTCCACATCGGATAGATAAGGCTGGTTCTCCACTGACTCCACAAGCCAGCGTGGTCTCCAGCCCCTCTGGACTGCATGAGGAGAACCAGAAAGCTTCTCGTGACAGCTCTGCCCCTTCAGCCTCCACGATCCAGCATGCTGGCAGCCTGGAAGCTTTTGTTGCCAGCTTGCACCCACCCCACGCACAGGAAAGCCAGTCCAGCACAACAACAGCACGTCCTGAGCCGGCAGTGCCCGTTGTTTCTCAGATCCCAGCACATCTGGCccaagcactgctgcagcagtttGGTGCATCGCATGATGCAGCTACCaaaaacctcagcattttcaGAACTGATCACCCCAAAATGTTCCCATCATCTCTGTATTTGTCCTTTCTGCTTAAGAATACTGATGGCATGATATGCCTGCTTCCCATGCAAGAGTCCCCTTTGCCTGCAAGTTTCCCTAATATCAGTGTTGGGACTCTGGTTTCTGTTCAGCAAATCCTGGCAGCATCAAATTCTTCATTAGTAGATCTTGCAAACTTGCAAAATGGAAGTCCTTCTAGCTTAATTCTGGTTAAGCctgtttttatcctttttccCACGGACAGAGCAGACTTACAGATGGTGCCCTCTCCTCAGGGTGAAGATGACCACAGAAGTGCCCTCTTATTCACAAACAAGCAAGGTCTGACCATGGTTACCAATGGACACAGCCGTGATATCCCAGAGAAAACCAGCTCCTCGTATCCCACTAGTGAGTCTCTGAGACCTCAGACTGCTCTCTCCACTGCTCCTGACCAGCgagcagagaaagcaaaagcaacttCTCAGCCAGTGCTGACTACTGCGAGTTACGTGGCCAACCCTAGTTCCTTTCaagccactgccccagcagcagaTCACTTTCTGGACCTGCAGCTGAGGATGAGCAtagcagcacaggctgctcacCCGCAGGAGATGCctgaggggctgcaggcagcgccTGCCCCTTCCCTGGGGGCTGAGGAGCCTTCCCCTGGTGGTACGGCAACCAAGCCTCCTGCCCCCCCAAGGCAACCAGTACTGGTGCCTGCACAGCATAGCCCTACAGCCCCCACAGggtttttaaaagctgaaaagcctctttcttcttctctaaCCCCTTTGCTGTCAGCAGTGGGGCTCACTGCTCTTCCGATGCCAGCTCAGCCTCCATTTACTGTCGCAGGGTCTGGGGATCAGGGGCAGCGCGGTGTGGGACTGGCGCTACAGAGCACCACCCGTGGCCAGGGCTCAGTGAGCCCATCTTCCTCTGCCCCAGTGCAGTGCACAGAGTGTTTGAGCTCAGCTGGAACTGTAAAATATCCATTAAAGATGTCCCCAAGCATTGTGCCTTTGCCGTCCATGTCACAAAGTCAGCCAAGCACCGAGTCACTCCAAAGGCTGCCGTCACAAGTTGCATTTGTACCCAGCACCGTGTCGGCTTTCTCAGCATTTCTAGCTGGAAATGATGGCAGAAGCTCAGCAGCGGACAGCACTGCTTCTTCTGGAGTCACTTTGCATGCTAAAGCAGCATCAGTCCCCCCCACCTCTATAAAACCTGATCTCACCACGCACTTGGAATTTATTACCATCATGCCCAAGCCCATGGTCAGGATGGAGACCCCAACAGCAGTACCAGCACGCACCATGCAGTCAGCGAAGGTCAAAACAGCAGCTTCTGGGAAACTGCTGGTGACCAGCACCCCCCCAGAGATGTACAGCACGTCCCCCGTGAGCCTGCCCTCACCGGTGTCTGTGCGAGTTCCCCTGCCATCCGCTGCGAAACGTGACCAAAGCAGTCAAGCACCTTCTGCATTGTCCTCACCAGCCAGTCTGGGAGAAAATGGGAAACCAACCGAAGGCACAAGCCCAAGAAAACGGGGATTCTTGGGAACCAGCACGTCCCTGCCGGCCGTGTTTAGCAcaaaggcagagcagccccctgcagcagctcttggCAGCCAGACTGGTGTAGCTCCAGCACAGCCGTCTGCGGCTGCAGAGCCTGTGATTGCTCTCGAGAGTGAGCCTAAATTAACACAGACCACCTCGCCATCTCCATTAGCGGTGACTTCTCTCTCTGCAGCTAAGAATGATTATATCACCACTTCAGTTACCccaaaaaaagtgtttttcctgCCAACATCAGCTCTCCAATCTGACCCAAAGGTGGTGTTTCCTACAATGGCTGTAATGAACAGCTCAGCTAAGGTCCCTGCATCAGGGACAAAGAGTGAGGATGTGTTTCTGGAAGGGGACACGGCCACTGCCAGCCAGGAGCTCAGCCAAGCAGCCACGTCCTCAGCACCTCAGGCCCGGGAGGAGAAGGTGCCCAGGGAAGCCCGCATGGAGCAGGACGCTGCTGGGCAGCCCACGGGGCCATCTACAGCAAAATCACTTTCTGTACCTGCGAGTAAGGTTACCAGTGAGCCAGCTGCCTCCAATAAAGCAGCTGATGATGATGCTGAGACGCTCCTAACCAGAGACCTGAGACCACTGCCTCCTACCACAGAGAGCCCCTTGCGTCCTGCGGGGGCCATGGCAGCACGCACAGCGGTGAGCGATCCCCAGCTGGGTGCCACGGGCACGGAGGCCGAGGAGGATGCCGAGGAGGAGGCCGGACCACACTGGGTGACCCAcagagcccccacaggctcagaaCCTGCCCTTACACCCCTGGGTTCGGAGCTGAGTGACTCCCGGCAGAGGAGGGTTCTGCAGCAGGACGGTGCCGTTCTCAGCGG GATCGCAGTTGTCAGCGATGAGGCCTGCGGCTCTGGCAACTACACGGTGCAGATGAGCCTGCGCCCTGTGGCAGAAGCGAGCCcggagctgcagggctcagcGCTTCCCCAGGACACCTTCCTGGCCTCCCTGGCCAtgcggagcagcagcagccagcccgtGCTGCGGGTCCGCTCCTGCTGCGTGAcaccctccagcagcccggggggccccggcgccgtgtgctgcctcctccccag GCTGCTACCTGAATGCAGACAcatccagctgctgcagagcagtgagcCCAGAGCTGCCAGCTTCACCATCCAGCTGTTCCAGATGCTGAATCACTCGGTGGCTTATTTGCACTGCGAGCTCAGTGTGTGTCTGCACGGCAAACCGGGCTGTGAACAG GGCTGCATTGACAGTGTGGAGCCGCTTCCCCAGCCAGGTGACAGGAACAGCCCTGGGCAGCTGCGCAACCTGATCTCGTTTGGTCCAGTTCTGCGACTCAAGGACAGGTTTCTCTATAAGCCTGTGCAAG GTCCCGATTCTGCCGTGCTGGTGCCCATTCTGCTGGGGTCCCTGACTGGCTTTGCTGTCCTGGGCAGTGCTTTCATCAGCCTTTGGCTGCATCACAGACAGAAAACCAAAAGCTCAGGTTGTCCACGGTTTGGAGAAATCCGTGGCCTGTGA